A genomic window from Jiangella alba includes:
- a CDS encoding ABC transporter substrate-binding protein, producing the protein MPRTTRTLLLLALTAATAATATACVGGAQDDGGGESLALGDEATLTVVSQFGDTPALQPVLESISAAWEREHPEVSVDIQYLSYDDLQKTLPTTLASGSAPDVFDYDASESTLGVLATNGLVHPLTDYAQQYGWLDALPESVVERATFDDTFYAVPRSSEAIGLFYDEALFEQHGAPAPVDYASFLAAAGTLRDAGVVPIAFGNKDQWPSSHLVAAAVHASVPVDEIVAVESLGGDGVYSAPAVQDAFEAARGWVAGGFVTPDFNGVSFDDSVKAFMNGQAGMLIEGTGVTPDLIATLGPESGVRFVPFPMIDPALEQQAAGGAGGSWAISASSPVADIAADWIDFVHFSDEAERAWLEAGVLPTTGYDGAGADVPALLRQNLEVVQAANEGGGIGRWTAFSSSPLVTDAWNGGGQSYLAGDLDVAAFTGSLDDALAEARSATP; encoded by the coding sequence CCCTGCTGCTCCTCGCGCTGACCGCGGCCACCGCGGCCACCGCGACCGCCTGCGTCGGCGGCGCCCAGGACGACGGCGGCGGCGAGAGCCTCGCCCTCGGCGACGAGGCCACGCTCACCGTCGTCAGCCAGTTCGGCGACACCCCGGCGCTGCAGCCCGTGCTCGAGTCGATCAGCGCCGCCTGGGAGCGCGAGCACCCCGAGGTCAGCGTCGACATCCAGTACCTCAGCTACGACGACCTGCAGAAGACGCTGCCGACGACCCTCGCGTCGGGGTCGGCGCCGGACGTGTTCGACTACGACGCGTCCGAGAGCACCCTCGGCGTGCTGGCGACCAACGGCCTGGTGCACCCGCTGACCGACTATGCGCAGCAGTACGGCTGGCTCGACGCGCTGCCGGAGTCGGTCGTCGAGCGGGCCACCTTCGACGACACGTTCTACGCGGTACCGCGCTCCAGCGAGGCGATCGGCCTGTTCTACGACGAGGCGCTGTTCGAGCAGCACGGCGCGCCCGCGCCGGTGGACTACGCGTCGTTCCTGGCCGCGGCCGGGACGCTGCGCGACGCCGGCGTCGTCCCGATCGCGTTCGGCAACAAGGACCAGTGGCCGTCGTCGCACCTCGTCGCGGCGGCCGTGCACGCGTCGGTGCCGGTCGACGAGATCGTCGCGGTCGAGTCGCTCGGCGGCGACGGCGTCTACTCGGCGCCCGCGGTCCAGGACGCGTTCGAGGCCGCCCGCGGCTGGGTGGCCGGCGGCTTCGTCACGCCCGACTTCAACGGGGTCAGCTTCGACGACTCGGTGAAGGCGTTCATGAACGGCCAGGCCGGCATGCTGATCGAGGGCACCGGCGTCACGCCCGACCTCATCGCCACCCTCGGGCCCGAGTCCGGCGTGCGGTTCGTGCCGTTCCCGATGATCGACCCGGCGCTGGAGCAGCAGGCCGCGGGCGGCGCCGGCGGGTCGTGGGCGATCTCGGCGTCGTCGCCGGTCGCCGACATCGCGGCCGACTGGATCGACTTCGTGCACTTCTCCGACGAGGCCGAGCGGGCGTGGCTGGAGGCCGGCGTGCTGCCGACCACCGGCTACGACGGCGCCGGCGCGGACGTCCCCGCGCTGCTGCGGCAGAACCTCGAGGTCGTCCAGGCGGCGAACGAGGGCGGCGGCATCGGGCGCTGGACGGCGTTCAGCTCCAGCCCGCTGGTGACCGACGCCTGGAACGGCGGCGGCCAGTCGTACCTCGCCGGCGACCTCGACGTCGCCGCGTTCACCGGCTCGCTCGACGACGCGCTCGCCGAGGCCCGGAGCGCGACACCGTGA